A region of Allocoleopsis franciscana PCC 7113 DNA encodes the following proteins:
- a CDS encoding WGR domain-containing protein — MAEEKTYLELSQTEGSSHKFYEVIVNDTQVTIRYGRIGDSGQTQSKTYPTPEKAKADATKKINEKLKKGYEHAVIGVRQKRPVTRRQVTSTTSTAKQAPILWKFASGSSAFGIFIDAERCWVGNQAGKVFALNPQGQVLNQFKLPDGVKCLVADDVWIYAGCDDGNVYDLTGKLPRLAYAIDEHVDIFWLDINDGVLGVSDANGGVTTIDHDDESQWTRLSQGQSGWMVRCDQSGVYHGHSAGVTMYDAKEGRMLWHQKTKGSVLFGWQEASFVYAGTSDKKVYCFSKKGEVGPVYSCDAAVYSCATASDGKYVFAGDNSSSIYCFNQAGERLWKLGTGCGSAFSMQFFDQRVYIVTTDGSLACIDASDAAIAAAQAGTVPQATLIKAPKGEGAAPSATLETTADTTQGVIVECFREGGKLRVRIVSPGYNPSWNVQFPKDIRKEGDRYLVQEVRESARGGFYRAYGDIKKLV; from the coding sequence ATGGCTGAAGAAAAGACCTATTTAGAACTGTCTCAAACCGAAGGCAGTTCCCACAAATTCTATGAAGTCATCGTCAACGATACCCAAGTTACCATCCGTTATGGTCGAATTGGTGATTCGGGACAGACTCAGAGCAAAACCTACCCTACTCCTGAAAAAGCGAAAGCTGATGCCACGAAGAAAATCAACGAAAAGCTGAAAAAAGGCTATGAACACGCCGTCATCGGTGTACGCCAGAAGCGTCCGGTGACACGCCGCCAAGTTACCAGTACTACCTCCACCGCAAAACAAGCCCCCATCCTCTGGAAATTTGCCTCCGGTTCATCCGCTTTTGGCATCTTTATCGATGCTGAACGGTGTTGGGTGGGTAACCAAGCGGGTAAAGTTTTTGCCCTCAATCCTCAAGGACAAGTTCTCAATCAGTTTAAACTCCCCGATGGTGTGAAATGTCTGGTTGCTGATGATGTTTGGATTTACGCGGGGTGTGATGATGGCAATGTCTATGACCTCACAGGTAAGTTACCACGACTCGCTTACGCCATTGATGAACATGTCGATATCTTTTGGCTGGATATCAACGATGGTGTCTTAGGCGTTTCTGACGCGAATGGTGGCGTAACCACCATTGATCATGATGATGAATCTCAGTGGACGCGTCTGAGTCAAGGTCAGAGTGGTTGGATGGTACGCTGTGATCAGTCGGGTGTCTATCACGGTCACAGTGCAGGCGTGACGATGTATGATGCCAAAGAAGGTCGAATGCTGTGGCATCAAAAAACCAAGGGAAGTGTGCTCTTTGGTTGGCAGGAAGCCTCATTTGTGTATGCGGGCACAAGTGATAAGAAGGTTTATTGTTTTAGTAAGAAGGGTGAAGTAGGCCCCGTTTACTCCTGTGATGCGGCGGTTTACTCCTGCGCTACGGCTAGTGATGGCAAATATGTCTTCGCCGGAGATAACAGTTCTTCGATTTATTGCTTTAATCAGGCCGGTGAACGGCTGTGGAAGCTAGGTACAGGTTGCGGTTCGGCGTTTTCGATGCAGTTTTTTGATCAGCGTGTTTATATTGTGACAACCGATGGTTCTTTAGCCTGTATTGATGCTAGTGACGCGGCTATTGCTGCCGCCCAAGCGGGTACAGTTCCCCAAGCAACTCTGATTAAAGCCCCGAAAGGAGAGGGTGCAGCCCCCTCGGCGACGTTGGAAACGACTGCCGACACGACACAAGGGGTGATTGTGGAGTGCTTCCGGGAGGGGGGTAAATTGAGAGTTCGGATTGTCTCGCCTGGATACAACCCCAGTTGGAATGTACAGTTTCCCAAAGATATTCGTAAAGAAGGCGATCGCTATCTCGTTCAAGAGGTGCGCGAGTCGGCACGGGGTGGCTTCTATCGCGCTTATGGTGATATCAAAAAATTGGTCTAG
- a CDS encoding lamin tail domain-containing protein yields MNKKFGKIILANDASTLSNLGFEQSPDAATFAINIANWFTGGRPGKFHSYSDPDRRESESALAQTMTQAGHTWTVGYDIPENVDAIFTHETTIDDPILRDLVNAGGSVYLAADTEDEDYATGYEFNWFLWEVGLQFKEGYNGISGNQPINSEHPIFAGVKSLYQRNGSSIIDFQPDEQANQILVSSSDGEGLYAILDLSKATPHVRINRIFSDGSVKSTEADEYIAIVNESLVDIDISGWKIQGINRNQEFYFPTGTVLKKGAECRVYTNEVHPESGGFSFGSKRSVWNNSSDEGRLYDAQGNLMSSYAYTEQSQMLSNLTKSLGYDNLILEADPEAIKAQQALGGKVTFEEALTFAYDSFEADNTEEGSAVDAIAQEAAAVGVPYAYFNGDHVSSAYHYMQKPTTKITLCTPQTPMLPTRGESIEANWIFMLQIPELNTVHWAIIDRSGEEEVYNYGCNLS; encoded by the coding sequence ATGAACAAAAAATTTGGCAAAATAATTCTCGCTAATGATGCTTCAACTTTAAGTAACCTCGGATTTGAACAATCTCCTGACGCGGCAACTTTTGCCATCAATATTGCTAATTGGTTCACGGGCGGTCGTCCCGGCAAGTTTCATTCTTATTCTGACCCTGATCGACGCGAATCTGAATCGGCTTTAGCACAAACAATGACTCAAGCGGGTCATACATGGACTGTAGGATATGATATCCCAGAAAATGTGGATGCGATTTTTACACATGAAACAACTATTGATGACCCTATACTCAGAGATTTGGTTAACGCTGGAGGGAGCGTTTACTTAGCTGCCGATACGGAAGATGAAGACTATGCTACAGGGTATGAGTTTAACTGGTTTCTTTGGGAAGTTGGTTTACAGTTTAAAGAGGGCTATAATGGGATTTCAGGAAATCAACCCATTAATAGCGAGCATCCGATTTTTGCTGGAGTTAAATCTCTCTATCAACGCAATGGTAGTTCGATTATAGATTTTCAACCTGACGAACAGGCCAATCAAATTCTCGTTTCTAGTTCTGATGGAGAAGGGCTGTATGCAATACTCGATCTCTCAAAGGCGACACCCCACGTCAGGATAAACAGGATTTTTTCAGATGGAAGTGTTAAATCCACAGAGGCGGACGAATATATCGCTATTGTCAACGAGAGTTTGGTTGATATAGATATATCAGGCTGGAAAATTCAAGGCATAAATCGCAATCAAGAATTTTATTTTCCCACAGGGACAGTATTGAAAAAAGGAGCTGAGTGTCGAGTTTATACTAACGAGGTGCATCCCGAATCAGGCGGCTTCTCTTTCGGTAGCAAACGCTCTGTTTGGAATAACTCTTCAGACGAGGGACGGCTGTATGATGCTCAAGGAAATTTGATGTCTAGCTATGCTTATACTGAGCAAAGTCAGATGTTATCTAATCTGACAAAATCCCTTGGCTATGACAATCTCATCCTAGAGGCAGATCCAGAAGCGATTAAGGCACAACAAGCTTTAGGCGGTAAGGTAACTTTTGAGGAAGCATTAACTTTTGCCTACGATAGCTTTGAAGCTGACAACACAGAAGAAGGCTCGGCTGTAGACGCGATCGCACAAGAAGCTGCTGCTGTGGGTGTGCCATACGCCTATTTTAATGGCGATCACGTATCCTCGGCTTACCACTATATGCAAAAACCCACCACTAAAATTACCCTGTGTACACCACAGACACCGATGCTCCCAACAAGAGGGGAAAGCATAGAAGCTAACTGGATATTTATGTTACAAATTCCTGAACTCAACACAGTACATTGGGCGATAATCGACCGATCGGGCGAAGAAGAAGTGTACAATTACGGTTGCAATTTGTCCTGA
- a CDS encoding glycoside hydrolase family 10 protein: protein MVSASTPFSDIQNHWARLFIEALAQRGIISGFPHGTFRPNNSMTRVEFAAVIAKAFPKPTKRQYIGFADVPPSHWAATAIRKAYETGFISGFPDNHFRLNDRISRVQVLVSLVSGLEMVSKVKSDLIAGLPAIYQDTAIIPSYAKDDVAIATRAGLVANYPNIKLLGPNVAATRADVAAFVYQALVYLGEAPPIQSNYIVVPPEPGLPLHQTITLSHRREFRGVWVTTAWNSDWPSKPGLPVEQQKSELINILNRIQALNFNALILQVRPEGDALYASQLEPWSGWLTGTQGKAPSPFYDPLEFAIAECHKRNIELHAWFNPYRAKTNAKPGGTVRPHITITNPQYVYTWGNQLWMDPGAQVIQDRAYNVMLDVVRRYDVDGIHLDDYFYPYPIEGKSFPDSKTYSAYKSAGGKLSLGDWRRDNVNKMVQRLWAGIKATKPHVKFGISPFGIYRPGQPPQITGLDAYSVLYADAKKWLEQGWLDYLAPQLYWKIDQKSQSYPVLLKWWTGVNPKKRHIYAGNNVGQLDGKSWKLPEINKQVELTRNLYEKLSLGNIFFSMSAFTENRQGIYNSFKSSVYAKPALVPAMPWQDNLPPFPPTGVAAKNRQLTWKAADDRDIRAWTLYKQTSGSWTLERILPGATRVATVEPGKYALCAVDRMANESAGVVVSVS from the coding sequence ATGGTATCTGCCTCTACTCCCTTCTCTGACATTCAAAATCATTGGGCACGCTTATTCATCGAAGCCTTAGCCCAGCGTGGGATTATTAGCGGGTTTCCCCATGGAACATTTCGCCCCAACAACTCCATGACTCGCGTTGAGTTTGCTGCCGTTATTGCCAAAGCCTTTCCCAAACCGACAAAGCGGCAGTATATTGGTTTTGCCGATGTACCTCCTAGCCACTGGGCTGCCACTGCCATTCGCAAAGCTTACGAAACCGGATTTATTAGTGGCTTTCCCGATAACCACTTCCGCCTCAACGATAGAATTTCTAGGGTACAGGTTTTAGTGTCCCTCGTCAGTGGCTTGGAGATGGTCTCGAAGGTCAAATCTGACCTGATAGCAGGACTTCCAGCCATTTACCAGGATACGGCAATTATTCCTAGCTATGCCAAAGACGATGTAGCGATCGCAACTCGTGCCGGACTTGTGGCAAACTATCCCAATATCAAGTTACTCGGCCCCAATGTCGCGGCAACCCGTGCCGATGTGGCGGCGTTTGTCTATCAAGCTTTAGTTTATCTGGGTGAAGCTCCTCCAATTCAATCTAACTATATTGTGGTTCCCCCAGAACCTGGATTGCCCCTTCATCAGACGATTACCTTAAGTCATCGCCGGGAATTCCGAGGCGTGTGGGTAACAACGGCATGGAACAGTGATTGGCCTTCCAAGCCGGGACTTCCGGTTGAACAACAGAAATCTGAACTCATTAACATCCTAAACCGAATACAAGCCCTAAACTTCAACGCTCTCATTTTACAGGTACGACCAGAAGGGGATGCTCTGTACGCCTCTCAACTAGAGCCTTGGAGTGGTTGGCTGACAGGAACTCAGGGGAAAGCCCCCTCACCCTTTTATGACCCTTTGGAGTTTGCGATCGCAGAATGCCACAAGCGTAACATTGAACTTCATGCTTGGTTCAATCCCTACCGCGCCAAGACAAATGCCAAACCAGGTGGGACGGTTCGCCCTCACATTACCATCACCAATCCCCAATATGTTTACACTTGGGGCAATCAGTTGTGGATGGACCCAGGCGCACAAGTCATTCAAGACAGGGCTTACAATGTAATGCTCGATGTGGTGCGCCGCTATGATGTGGATGGCATTCACCTGGATGATTATTTTTATCCCTATCCTATCGAGGGAAAGTCCTTCCCCGACAGCAAAACCTACTCCGCCTATAAATCGGCTGGCGGTAAACTCAGCTTGGGCGACTGGCGACGGGACAATGTGAATAAAATGGTTCAGCGCTTATGGGCAGGAATTAAGGCCACAAAACCCCATGTCAAGTTTGGTATTAGTCCCTTTGGCATTTACCGCCCCGGACAACCGCCTCAGATTACTGGACTCGATGCGTATAGTGTGCTATATGCAGATGCGAAAAAATGGTTGGAACAAGGGTGGCTGGATTATCTAGCGCCGCAACTTTATTGGAAGATTGACCAAAAAAGCCAGAGTTATCCCGTGTTGCTGAAGTGGTGGACGGGTGTTAACCCCAAGAAACGACATATTTATGCGGGGAACAATGTAGGGCAGTTAGATGGTAAGAGTTGGAAGCTTCCAGAGATTAACAAGCAAGTTGAACTGACGCGCAACCTGTATGAGAAGTTATCACTGGGGAATATCTTCTTCAGTATGAGTGCTTTCACGGAAAATCGTCAGGGCATCTATAACAGCTTCAAGTCTTCGGTGTATGCCAAACCTGCACTGGTACCTGCGATGCCATGGCAGGATAATTTACCCCCCTTTCCTCCCACCGGAGTTGCCGCCAAAAACCGCCAACTAACTTGGAAGGCAGCCGATGATCGAGATATTCGGGCTTGGACGCTGTATAAGCAGACTAGTGGTAGCTGGACGCTGGAACGAATTTTACCAGGAGCGACTAGGGTGGCGACGGTGGAACCGGGAAAGTATGCCTTATGTGCGGTGGATAGGATGGCGAATGAAAGTGCGGGAGTGGTTGTCTCGGTGAGTTGA
- a CDS encoding tetratricopeptide repeat protein yields MQPRRIGISALITLIAATTTAFAPNFPLSFAAPPALAQTSANRKAEANRLLQQGIQQGKTSQFQAALQSFQQALTIYKEIGDRKGEAHSLGNLGIAYFSLGQYQKAIEFYQQSLAIAREIGDRKGESRSLGNLGNAYTSLGQYQKAIEFHQQALTIAREIGDHQWEASSLGNLGIAYDSLGQYQKAIEFYQQQLAIAREIGDRQGEANSLGGLGNAYDSLGQHQKAIEFYQQSLAIKREISDRSGEAGSLGNLGIAYYYLGQYQKAIEFHQQSLAIKREIGARSGEANSLNNLGLAYSALGQYQKAIEFHQQQLAIAREIGNRQGESRSLGNLGNAYYSLGQYQKAIEFHQQSLAIKREIGARNGEANSLNNLGNAYDSLGQYRQAIEFYQQSLAIKREIGARNGEANSLNNLGNAYDSLGQYRQAIEFYQQSLAIKREIGDKEGEGLVLSNLGNLLAKQNQPEQAIIFYKQSVNVREEIRRDIRGLSKEQQQSYTETIAGTYRALADLLLKQGRSSEAQQVLDLLKVQ; encoded by the coding sequence ATGCAACCTAGAAGAATCGGCATCAGTGCTCTCATCACTCTAATCGCTGCTACCACTACCGCATTCGCTCCTAATTTTCCACTGTCCTTCGCTGCACCACCTGCACTGGCTCAAACCTCAGCGAATCGGAAAGCAGAAGCAAATCGATTGCTACAACAAGGGATTCAGCAGGGGAAAACTAGTCAATTTCAAGCGGCTTTACAGTCTTTCCAACAAGCATTGACTATCTATAAGGAGATAGGAGATCGCAAAGGGGAAGCTCATTCTCTAGGGAATTTGGGTATTGCTTACTTTTCTCTAGGGCAATACCAGAAAGCGATTGAGTTCTATCAACAGTCCTTGGCTATTGCACGGGAGATAGGAGATCGCAAAGGGGAATCTCGTTCTCTGGGGAATCTGGGTAATGCTTACACATCTCTAGGGCAATACCAGAAGGCGATTGAGTTCCATCAGCAGGCATTGACAATTGCACGAGAGATTGGCGATCATCAGTGGGAAGCTAGTTCTCTGGGGAATCTGGGTATTGCTTACGATTCTTTAGGACAATACCAGAAGGCGATTGAGTTCTATCAACAGCAGTTGGCTATTGCACGGGAGATTGGTGATCGCCAAGGAGAAGCTAATTCTCTGGGGGGTCTGGGTAATGCTTACGATTCTTTAGGGCAACACCAGAAGGCGATTGAGTTTTATCAACAGTCCTTGGCAATTAAACGGGAGATTAGTGATCGCTCTGGGGAAGCTGGTTCTCTGGGGAATCTGGGTATTGCTTACTATTATCTAGGACAATACCAGAAAGCGATTGAGTTCCATCAACAGTCCTTGGCAATTAAACGGGAGATTGGCGCTCGCTCCGGCGAAGCTAATTCTCTGAATAATCTGGGTCTAGCTTACTCTGCTCTAGGGCAATACCAGAAGGCGATTGAGTTCCATCAACAGCAGTTAGCAATTGCACGGGAAATTGGCAATCGCCAAGGGGAATCTCGTTCTCTAGGGAATCTGGGTAATGCTTACTATTCCCTAGGGCAATACCAGAAGGCGATTGAGTTCCATCAACAGTCTTTGGCAATTAAACGAGAGATTGGCGCTCGCAACGGGGAAGCTAATTCTCTGAATAATCTGGGTAATGCTTACGATTCTCTAGGGCAATACAGACAAGCGATTGAGTTTTATCAACAGTCCTTGGCAATTAAACGGGAAATTGGCGCTCGCAACGGGGAAGCTAATTCTCTGAATAATCTGGGTAATGCTTACGATTCTCTAGGGCAATACAGACAAGCGATTGAGTTTTATCAACAGTCCTTGGCAATTAAACGGGAAATTGGCGACAAGGAAGGTGAAGGACTGGTTCTCAGTAATCTCGGTAATCTACTAGCCAAACAAAACCAACCAGAACAAGCCATTATCTTCTACAAACAATCCGTCAATGTCAGAGAAGAAATTCGGCGAGATATCCGAGGACTATCAAAAGAACAACAGCAGTCGTATACCGAAACCATTGCTGGCACTTATCGCGCTTTAGCTGACTTACTCCTCAAACAAGGTCGAAGTTCGGAAGCACAACAAGTCCTCGACTTACTCAAAGTTCAGTAA
- a CDS encoding macro domain-containing protein, which produces MKLILVAPNPLLWEAFREHFNHLPNVEVVNDYFEWLPEFDCMVSPANSFGLMDGGIDAAIIRFFGQSLMDRVQQRILEEYLGEQPVGTSFIVETGHSKHPFLAHTPTMRVPMIVAGTDIPYVAMWAMLLAVRRHNQQAKHKIHTIACPGLGTGIGRVPYPEAARMMALAYDHFLYPPKLLNCFVAGERQLQIWEEGNLGVTERRHPPQTVL; this is translated from the coding sequence TTGAAACTAATCCTAGTTGCTCCCAACCCCTTATTGTGGGAAGCCTTTCGAGAGCATTTTAATCATTTACCTAATGTAGAAGTCGTTAATGACTATTTTGAGTGGTTGCCAGAGTTTGACTGTATGGTTAGCCCTGCCAACTCCTTTGGTTTGATGGATGGCGGGATTGATGCGGCGATTATTCGTTTTTTTGGTCAATCCTTGATGGATAGAGTGCAGCAGCGCATCCTGGAAGAGTATCTAGGGGAACAGCCTGTCGGCACCTCATTTATTGTGGAAACAGGTCATTCCAAACATCCCTTTCTCGCCCATACACCCACCATGCGAGTTCCCATGATTGTCGCAGGGACAGACATTCCCTATGTGGCGATGTGGGCAATGCTGCTAGCTGTTCGACGCCATAACCAACAGGCTAAGCACAAGATTCACACCATTGCCTGCCCTGGTTTAGGAACAGGAATTGGTCGGGTACCCTATCCTGAGGCAGCCAGAATGATGGCTTTAGCCTATGACCATTTCCTTTATCCACCCAAGTTGCTCAATTGCTTCGTAGCAGGCGAAAGACAACTTCAGATTTGGGAAGAAGGGAATTTAGGTGTTACGGAAAGACGACACCCGCCCCAGACTGTTTTATGA
- a CDS encoding L,D-transpeptidase has protein sequence MKRNRLWAKTLFSKALSLGATLALVALGTWDLPAFAGKTNLETQSSANPQILVARQQRQGRWIEVDLSAQRVTAWNGRKRVRSFMVSTGKRRTPTRLGTFSVQSKHRSTRMRGPGYNVPNVPYVMYYSGGYALHGAYWHNRFGTPVSRGCVNLRPASARWLYNWARIGTPVVVRR, from the coding sequence ATGAAAAGGAATCGCCTCTGGGCAAAAACGCTGTTCTCAAAAGCGTTATCGCTTGGCGCTACACTCGCTCTAGTGGCGTTAGGAACTTGGGATCTTCCAGCTTTTGCCGGAAAGACTAACTTAGAAACTCAGTCCAGCGCTAATCCTCAAATCCTCGTTGCCCGACAACAACGTCAAGGGCGATGGATTGAAGTTGACCTCTCTGCTCAACGTGTAACCGCCTGGAATGGCAGAAAAAGGGTTCGCTCTTTCATGGTTTCAACCGGAAAGCGGCGCACACCGACTCGTCTGGGCACTTTTTCTGTTCAATCCAAGCACCGCTCAACTCGAATGCGTGGCCCAGGTTACAACGTACCCAATGTTCCTTACGTGATGTATTACTCTGGCGGCTATGCCCTGCATGGTGCCTACTGGCATAATCGCTTTGGTACGCCAGTCAGTCGTGGTTGCGTTAATTTGCGACCTGCTAGCGCTCGTTGGTTATATAACTGGGCACGCATCGGCACACCCGTGGTTGTTCGTCGATAG
- the murG gene encoding undecaprenyldiphospho-muramoylpentapeptide beta-N-acetylglucosaminyltransferase produces MHHPPIRLLIAASGTGGHLFPAIAVADQLQDYKIEWLGVPDRLERELVPAQYPLHTIPVEGFQQRFGLGTVRILGRLVASILQVRRLLKTGQFDAVFTTGGYIAGPAIIAARMLGLPVILHESNAIPGKVTRWFSPLCTRVALGFASTAKYLPKVNTAYVGTPVRSSFQSPQKLELPIPEDVPLIVVVGGSQGAIAVNQLVRQCAPAWFEAGAWIVHLTGEKDPDAQSLQHPQYVSLPFYHNMAGLLQRANLAVSRAGSGSLTELAITQTPAILIPYPFAAEDHQAFNAASFATTGAALVFRQTELTPELLESKVLHLLQSPQVLQTMAQKTADLAVADSGVRLANLVRQLVETKPSKLNVHEQVP; encoded by the coding sequence TTGCATCACCCACCGATTCGATTGTTGATTGCTGCCAGCGGCACTGGGGGGCATCTGTTTCCCGCGATCGCCGTCGCCGACCAGCTACAAGATTATAAAATTGAGTGGCTTGGTGTCCCTGATCGCCTAGAACGAGAGCTAGTCCCCGCTCAATACCCCCTCCACACAATTCCGGTCGAAGGCTTTCAACAGCGTTTTGGTCTAGGTACAGTGCGAATCTTAGGACGCCTTGTCGCATCGATTCTCCAAGTGCGACGACTTCTCAAAACCGGTCAATTTGATGCCGTCTTTACCACAGGCGGTTACATTGCAGGACCAGCAATTATTGCAGCACGGATGCTAGGATTGCCCGTGATTTTACATGAATCGAACGCCATCCCCGGTAAAGTCACCCGTTGGTTTAGTCCCCTATGTACTCGTGTGGCGCTGGGGTTTGCCTCAACGGCAAAATACCTACCCAAGGTGAACACCGCCTATGTGGGGACACCGGTGCGCTCTAGTTTTCAATCACCCCAGAAGCTGGAATTGCCGATACCTGAAGACGTACCGTTGATTGTAGTGGTTGGGGGTTCCCAAGGTGCGATCGCAGTCAATCAACTGGTGCGTCAATGTGCCCCAGCTTGGTTTGAGGCCGGTGCCTGGATTGTGCATTTAACCGGGGAGAAAGACCCTGACGCCCAATCACTCCAGCATCCTCAATATGTTTCTCTGCCTTTTTATCACAACATGGCAGGGCTACTGCAACGCGCCAATTTAGCGGTTAGCCGTGCAGGTTCGGGTTCATTAACAGAACTGGCGATTACACAAACCCCTGCTATTTTAATTCCCTATCCGTTTGCGGCGGAAGACCACCAAGCCTTTAACGCTGCTAGTTTTGCCACGACGGGAGCAGCGTTGGTTTTTCGTCAGACGGAATTGACCCCTGAACTGTTGGAAAGCAAGGTGTTGCATTTACTTCAGTCACCCCAAGTATTGCAGACTATGGCGCAAAAAACGGCGGATCTCGCGGTAGCGGATAGTGGGGTACGATTAGCCAACTTAGTGCGTCAGCTTGTCGAGACAAAGCCTAGTAAATTGAACGTTCATGAACAAGTGCCGTAG
- a CDS encoding response regulator transcription factor translates to MTTHILLVEDEVKLARFVELELSSEGYHVSVAHDGMSGLTLARESAPDLAILDWMLPGLTGVELCRRLRATGNKVPVILLTAKDEVSDRVAGLDAGADDYVVKPFSIEELLARIRAHLRRTQEINEDILQFDDLSLNRRTREVFRGKRAIELTAKEFDLLEYLLTNPRQVFTRDQILERVWGYDFLGDSNIIEVYIRYLRLKLEENNEKRLIHTVRGVGYALRE, encoded by the coding sequence ATGACAACACATATTCTTCTAGTTGAAGATGAAGTTAAACTGGCGCGATTCGTGGAGCTAGAACTCAGTAGTGAAGGCTATCACGTAAGTGTTGCACATGATGGAATGTCAGGATTGACCTTGGCACGAGAGTCTGCGCCAGATTTAGCTATTTTAGATTGGATGCTGCCAGGGTTAACTGGGGTGGAACTCTGTCGCCGTCTCAGGGCAACGGGTAACAAAGTGCCAGTCATTTTGTTGACGGCAAAGGATGAGGTGAGCGATCGCGTTGCCGGTTTGGACGCTGGGGCTGATGACTATGTGGTCAAACCCTTTAGTATTGAGGAACTTCTTGCCAGAATTCGCGCCCACTTGCGCCGCACCCAAGAAATTAATGAGGATATTTTGCAGTTTGACGATTTGAGCCTGAATCGTCGGACTCGTGAGGTATTTCGAGGCAAACGAGCGATCGAATTAACGGCGAAAGAGTTTGATTTATTGGAGTATCTTCTCACAAATCCCCGTCAGGTGTTCACTAGAGACCAAATTTTAGAACGTGTCTGGGGTTATGACTTCCTTGGAGATTCCAACATCATTGAGGTCTATATCCGTTATCTACGCCTGAAGCTGGAAGAAAACAACGAAAAGCGGTTGATTCACACAGTACGCGGTGTGGGATATGCATTGCGGGAGTAA